The Anoplopoma fimbria isolate UVic2021 breed Golden Eagle Sablefish chromosome 20, Afim_UVic_2022, whole genome shotgun sequence genome includes a window with the following:
- the LOC129110097 gene encoding transcription factor HIVEP3 isoform X1 has protein sequence MEAEHSRPADGERSGRQEQQHLTTESSLGSCPPQQPQQPPNPRPVHRALGRLQNRQPKRNDLLLRLQQQQAVAWQHSDNPGPSGGSSYSPASSSTTSLPSTSSTRGEHDHGVPSQSTQEGQEGVSSPRKGEKKPQKPGKYVCTYCGRPCAKPSVLQKHIRSHTGERPYPCAPCGFSFKTKSNLYKHRKSHAHRIKAGLASSRDEHSLSGPEGSGIGEDPEEHTEGESTESEEETGQHRKPSSKEMLGHQRKGGKEPLKSSEESQRPEDSQAVKQRLALRLSERKRGPMASPDDPPSSLSTSSSSQGPGSKGSTESGYFSGSGSTDLSQVSPPSASAKTYAEIILGKYGRLGGQQRSPHLQQPHSSLSSSTGMEEKIIPFAVPKTQVIEHITKLITINEAVVDTSEIDSVKPRRSSLSRKSSMESSKFTSPRDPYTFDPKGEAPGPSGLKHLHNPEADPAGTQELSAVPLLRSHSMPASTSQGEPSTSGTMSPRGYRLCQSFDEQQAGVAEMRVGQAQRMLRRQPAIEVPLGAEVMLEEAGPTSSSSSSASAAEQARQPQQQQQKSPSLFECEACGAHFQHSEGYEAHRSMCPGQQTLEKESGDASKSCREDRPQMMHYKFRALAMAVRKRRKEESLEEDPPSPGSVAMSGSSSCLIPVPSGPEHSHTITGVSLQTEPKQQQQQQDRKGVSVIQHTSSFEKQESISMESQETDIRDSQQTQKLEPKPSPSTSRLIRQQNIQVPEILVTVEPDADMPSGSPPVTTSSFKETERVEEFQWPQRSLSLAQLPAEKLPPKKKRLRLAEAAQSSGESSFESVSLPHSPSQESNISHASSLSASFEDTARSEPAVRASSSQSSQMLMVPSASHQHHQSHKEMRRSASEQTPASTQQTEQVSETRSKSFDYGSLTPQQSASSWKERRKCLLVKHATLGEPEQEEGASTSLLSRAESPKPGPSRSIHPPIYSTEASSRFSPEATGKALQLFRPQIFPPSQDVLPLQQAFPPGSLSQLLPVTTAISEVLSTQIIHRAFLHSQTAPPPIQIHPGQIHMADQLGMPFHQLPALVPLQFSSRTTARQALYLPFLPRLSSHAPFPPTTESSPSISSMSSAFTHQSLVRISYHPRPVIATCLAQLTPVVTLVVPVRLQTHVPTYASAMYTTLSQILASTRSQEPISCTAMVIMGQVERDKLQRSYLKVPSPDIKSLLPLSLPTELPSGSGEGFGPLGAGGSKRMLSPAASLELSTEAQRHQKRVKEEEEGEDDEAGEEEEEEATGRKLEESEKKQPERVELTTVEVKGEHEHKVPRKHNRKENEEEEEEEEEEEEEEEESTKKTSKKKEEVAVVEEGAERPAVPSYPSLHTSASVNWCYLNYVKPNPAALRDPRSSVYSTWSVSAHNPNLPGLSTKVALSLLCSKQKHSSETYTMATAPTLAKSKLAPASSRTPRVSEVHATPPSTLTKVKDQQQHDKEENKEMREEEEPSTSKQSEPSRVRIFEGGYRSNEEYVYVRGRGRGKYICGECGIRCKKPSMLKKHIRTHTDVRPYICKHCNFAFKTKGNLTKHMKSKAHGKKCQAMGVSESSLDEPESEETAEGDERPFSSEEQEEHQFSDVEDSEDDEDNDDDDDEESASHDDPSSCSSDTHPSTGGHSSCSRRSQQGTPDPEPPGLTPSPGQELSPRGVWLNRRAASPGSRRALFSRRGWKASPRAFSPSSESCSPSRSLSPRLELSSPIHSLSPRTELSSPSRHVSPSPERGPSPIRPISPLHPISPSCFRSSQARNPPSPLGLQHRTPGYLPWESPGAKGIHVKPVKRGTAAEGPTLPEASLFPHAFRLSNCEGYPGHQTADNIFSHLPMHSQQARVPYMMIPIGGIQMVQASLRSHPTTPSSPTSPPMEGPSLSRFESYWGGTPRTQGLRTPGDPWSEYQTAGTSQSGRCILSTALTCSKQELETTDSKQYGSSHSSAHTYRPAIETTKHCDSYRATLSLAVPAASHVTGQQPEGDEPPSGGDLVEGGAKGDRTDQST, from the exons ATGGAGGCTGAGCACAGCCGTCCGGCTGATGGGGAGCGCTCTGGAAGGCAAGAGCAGCAGCACTTGACAACTGAATCCTCTTTAGGATCTTGTCCACCTCAGCAGCCCCAGCAGCCTCCTAATCCTCGCCCTGTGCACAGAGCCTTGGGCCGCCTGCAAAATCGCCAACCCAAACGCAATGACCTTCTGCTTCGGTTACAGCAGCAGCAAGCAGTAGCATGGCAGCATTCAGACAACCCAGGTCCCTCAGGAGGCAGCTCCTACTCTCCAGCTTCCTCATCAACCACATCCCTCCCATCTACTTCCTCCACCCGGGGTGAGCATGACCATGGGGTTCCATCTCAGTCCACCCAAGAGGGCCAAGAAGGGGTCAGCTCACCCAGAAAAGGGGAGAAGAAACCCCAAAAACCAGGAAAATATGTGTGCACTTACTGTGGCCGTCCATGTGCGAAGCCAAGCGTTCTTCAGAAACACATTCGCTCCCACACAGGAGAAAGACCCTACCCTTGTGCCCCCTGTGGCTTTTCTTTCAAGACCAAGAGCAACCTGTACAAGCACCGCAAGTCCCATGCCCATCGCATTAAAGCCGGCCTGGCATCCAGTCGAGATGAGCACAGTTTGAGTGGACCAGAGGGTAGTGGCATTGGAGAAGACCCTGAGGAACACACAGAAGGAGAAAGTACTGAGTCTGAAGAGGAAACGGGCCAACACAGAAAACCCTCCTCTAAGGAGATGTTGGGCCATCAGAGAAAAGGTGGTAAGGAGCCGCTCAAAAGCTCAGAAGAGAGCCAGAGGCCTGAAGACTCCCAGGCTGTCAAGCAGAGGCTGGCACTGAGGCTTAGTGAAAGGAAACGTGGCCCGATGGCTTCTCCAGATgaccctccttcctccctctccacctcaTCTTCCTCTCAAGGCCCTGGCAGTAAGGGCAGCACAGAGTCTGGCTACTTTTCCGGGTCAGGCAGCACCGACCTGTCCCAAGTTAGCCCTCCCAGTGCCAGTGCCAAAACCTACGCAGAAATTATTCTAGGGAAATATGGAAGGCTGGGAGGGCAGCAGCGCAGTCCCCATCTGCAGCAGCCTCATTCTTCACTTTCCTCATCCACAGGGATGGAGGAGAAGATCATTCCCTTCGCTGTACCCAAAACCCAAGTAATAGAACACATTACCAAGCTCATCACTATCAATGAAGCGGTAGTAGACACCAGTGAGATTGACAGTGTGAAGCCCAGACGCTCCTCTCTGTCCAGGAAGAGCAGCATGGAGTCCTCAAAATTCACCTCCCCTAGAGATCCCTACACATTCGATCCTAAAGGAGAAGCCCCTGGCCCTAGTGGTTTGAAGCACCTCCACAATCCTGAGGCAGATCCAGCAGGTACCCAGGAGCTGTCAGCAGTGCCTCTGCTTAGAAGCCACTCAATGCCAGCTTCTACCAGCCAAGGAGAGCCCTCCACTTCTGGCACCATGTCTCCCAGAGGTTACCGTCTCTGCCAGTCATTTGACGAGCAGCAAGCAGGGGTAGCAGAGATGAGGGTTGGCCAGGCCCAGCGTATGCTACGGCGCCAGCCTGCCATAGAAGTTCCACTGGGAGCTGAGGTAATGCTGGAGGAAGCCGgcccaacctcctcctcctcatcatcagcCAGTGCTGCTGAACAAGCCAGGcagccacaacaacaacagcaaaagagTCCGAGCTTGTTTGAATGTGAAGCATGTGGGGCCCACTTCCAACACAGTGAAGGCTATGAGGCCCACAGAAGCATGTGCCCAGGACAGCAAACCCTGGAAAAAGAGAGCGGGGATGCAAGTAAATCATGTAGGGAGGATCGCCCCCAGATGATGCACTATAAGTTCCGAGCGCTGGCAATGGccgtgaggaagaggagaaaagaggaaagtcTGGAAGAGGATCCTCCAAGCCCTGGATCTGTGGCCATGTCAGGGAGCTCTTCATGCCTCATTCCTGTGCCTAGCGGACCAGAGCACAGCCACACCATCACAG GTGTTTCTTTACAGACTGAgccaaaacaacagcagcagcagcaggacaggAAGGGTGTGTCTGTAATCCAACACACAAGCTCTTTTGAGAAGCAGGAGAGTATATCCATGGAGAGTCAGGAAACAGACATCAGAGATAGtcagcaaacacaaaaacttGAGCCTAAACCATCACCCTCTACATCTCGCCTCATCCGCCAGCAAAACATCCAAGTGCCAGAGATCCTTGTTACTGTGGAGCCTGATGCTGACATGCCATCTGGCTCTCCACCAGTGACGACATCCTCATTCAAG gagacagagagagtggaggagTTCCAGTGGCCTCAGCGTAGCCTGTCTCTGGCCCAGCTCCCTGCAGAGAAGCTGccaccaaagaagaagagactCCGCCTGGCAGAAGCAGCCCAGTCCTCTGGGGAGTCTAGCTTTGAGTCTGTGTCTCTGCCCCACAGCCCCAGTCAAGAGAGCAACATCTCCCACGCTTCAAGCCTTTCTGCTTCCTTCGAGGACACAGCAAGATCAGAACCTGCCGTTAGGGCCTCCAGTAGCCAAAGCTCCCAGATGTTGATGGTGCCATCCGCTtcccaccaacaccaccaaagCCACAAGGAGATGAGGCGCTCGGCCTCTGAGCAGACCCCAGCTAGCACCCAACAAACAGAGCAGGTCTCAGAGACCAGAAGTAAGTCCTTTGACTACGGGTCCCTGACGCCTCAGCAATCTGCATCCTCTtggaaagaaaggagaaaatgtCTCCTTGTGAAGCATGCTACCTTAGGGGAACCTGAGCAAGAGGAGGGGGCCAGCACGAGTCTGCTGTCCAGAGCAGAGAGTCCAAAGCCTGGGCCTTCCCGCTCCATCCATCCTCCTATCTACTCAACAGAAGCAAGCTCCCGGTTTAGCCCGGAAGCCACAGGGAAAGCCTTGCAGCTGTTCCGGCCACAGATCTTCCCACCCTCTCAGGATGTGCTCCCTTTGCAGCAAGCATTTCCCCCAGGATCCTTATCCCAGCTGCTACCCGTCACCACAGCCATCTCTGAAGTACTGTCCACCCAAATCATACATAGAGCCTTCTTACATTCACAGACAGCACCTCCACCTATACAGATACACCCGGGGCAGATCCACATGGCAGATCAGTTGGGTATGCCATTCCATCAGCTTCCTGCTCTAGTTCCTCTCCAGTTCTCTTCCAGGACTACAGCTCGTCAGGCTCTGTACTTGCCTTTTCTTCCAAGGCTAAGTTCACATGCTCCTTTCCCTCCCACTACAGAGAGCAgcccctccatctcctccatgtCTTCTGCCTTTACACATCAATCCCTTGTAAGAATCTCTTACCACCCACGGCCGGTCATCGCCACATGCCTGGCTCAGCTTACACCAGTGGTGACCCTTGTGGTGCCAGTGCGCCTACAGACCCATGTACCTACCTATGCCAGTGCCATGTATACCACCTTGTCCCAGATCCTGGCCTCCACCCGCTCACAGGAACCTATATCTTGCACAGCCATGGTCATTATGGGCCAGGTGGAGCGGGACAAGTTGCAAAGGTCCTACCTGAAGGTCCCCTCCCCAGACATCAAGAGCCTtcttcccctttctctccccacAGAGCTGCCCTCAGGATCTGGGGAGGGATTCGGTCCACTGGGGGCTGGAGGAAGTAAACGCATGCTTTCTCCTGCAGCTAGTCTGGAACTCAGCACAGAGGCCCAGCGTCACCAGAAAAGggtaaaagaggaggaggaaggggaggatgatgaggctggagaggaagaggaggaggaagccaCTGGGAGAAAACTGGAAGAGAGTGAGAAGAAACAGCCAGAGAGGGTAGAGCTGACGACTGTGGAAGTGAAGGGGGAGCATGAGCACAAAGTACCAAGGAAACATAATAGGAAggaaaatgaggaggaggaggaggaggaggaggaggaggaggaggaggaggaggagtctaCCAAAAAGACAAGtaaaaagaaggaggaggtggcagTTGTGGAAGAGGGGGCTGAACGACCAGCCGTCCCTTCATACCCCAGCCTCCACACCTCCGCCTCAGTTAACTGGTGCTACCTGAACTATGTCAAACCCAACCCGGCTGCCCTGAGGGACCCCCGCAGCTCAGTTTATTCTACCTGGAGTGTCAGTGCTCACAACCCCAACTTGCCGGGCCTCAGCACTAAGGTGGCGTTGTCTCTGCTGTGCTCCAAACAGAAGCACAGCTCAGAAACGTACACCATGGCCACGGCCCCAACCCTGGCCAAAAGCAAATTGGCCCCTGCCAGTAGCAGGACTCCACGTGTGTCAGAG GTACATGCCACCCCACCCAGCACCCTCACTAAAGTAAAGGATCAGCAACAGCATGACAAGGAGGAGAATAAAGagatgagagaagaggaagaaccCTCCACCTCCAAACAGAGCGAGCCATCTCGTGTTCGCATCTTTGAAGGCGG gTATAGGTCCAATGAAGAGTATGTTTATGTGAGAGGTCGTGGCCGGGGCAAGTACATATGTGGAGAGTGTGGCATTCGCTGCAAGAAGCCTAGCATGCTGAAAAAGCACATCCGAACGCACACCGATGTCCGTCCGTACATCTGCAAACACTGCAACTTTGCCTTCAAAACCAAAG GGAACCTTACTAAACACATGAAGTCAAAGGCTCATGGGAAAAAATGCCAGGCAATGGGAGTATCTGAGTCATCACTGGACGAGCCAGAGAGCGAGGAAACAG CAGAAGGTGATGAACGCCCGTTTAGCtcagaggaacaggaggaacatCAGTTTTCTGACGTGGAGGATTCTGAGGACGATGAAGACAAcgatgacgatgatgacgaGGAGTCCGCATCCCATGACGATCCGTCCTCCTGTTCGTCAGACACCCACCCTTCAACGGGAGGGCATTCCAGCTGCAGTAGGCGCTCTCAGCAGGGCACCCCGGACCCTGAGCCCCCCGGTCTCACGCCCAGCCCAGGACAAGAGCTCAGCCCGAGGGGAGTTTGGCTCAACAGACGAGCCGCATCTCCAGGCAGCAGGAGAGCGCTGTTCTCCCGGCGGGGGTGGAAGGCATCGCCGAGGGCCTTCTCCCCCAGCAGTGAGAGCTGTTCCCCCAGCCGCAGCCTCTCCCCCCGCCTGGAGCTCTCCTCACCCATCCACAGCCTCTCCCCCAGGACGGAGCTGTCATCGCCCAGCCGACACGTCTCGCCCTCCCCTGAGAGAGGACCATCTCCCATCAGACccatctctcctcttcatcccatTTCACCCAGCTGCTTCCGGTCATCACAGGCTCGGAACCCTCCCTCGCCTCTCGGGTTACAGCACAGGACCCCTGGATACCTGCCATGGGAGAGCCCTGGTGCAAAGGGTATTCATGTCAAACCT GTGAAAAGAGGTACAGCAGCAGAAGGGCCAACATTGCCAGAAGCCAGTTTGTTTCCACATGCTTTCCGTCTTTCCAACTGTGAGGGTTATCCGGgccaccaaacagcagacaacaTCTTCAGCCATCTTCCCATGCACTCCCAACAAGCCAGGGTCCCCTATATGATGATTCCCATCGGAGGGATCCAGATGGTACAGGCCAGTCTGAGGTCCCACCCTACCACCCCTTCGTCCCCAACGTCTCCCCCCATGGAAGGGCCGTCACTGTCCAGATTTGAATCATACTGGGGCGGGACCCCGAGAACTCAAGGGCTTAGGACTCCTGGAGACCCCTGGTCAGAGTACCAGACAGCAGGAACCAGCCAGTCAGGGCGGTGCATTCTCAGCACAGCACTAACATGTTCCAAACAGGAGTTGGAGACCACGGACTCGAAGCAATATGGCAGCTCACATAGCTCCGCCCACACCTACAGGCCTGCTATTGAGACCACCAAACACTGCGACAGTTACCGAGCAACTCTCAGTCTAGCAGTCCCCGCCGCCTCGCATGTCACTGGACAGCAGCCAGAGGGGGATGAGCCACCGTCTGGTGGTGATCtggtggagggaggagctaaAGGAGACAGAACAGACCAGAGCACTTAA